The following coding sequences lie in one Gadus macrocephalus chromosome 1, ASM3116895v1 genomic window:
- the tktb gene encoding transketolase-like protein 2 codes for MASYHKPDEKTLQGLKDVANKLRIHSINATCASNSGHPTSCCSAAELMSVMFFHSMRYKAADPRNQCNDRFVMSKGHAAPILYAAWVEANYVKEADLLNLRKIDCDLEGHPTPKLAFVDVATGSLGQGLGAACGMAYTGKYFDKSSYRVYCMMGDGECSEGSVWEAMSFASIYKLDNLVAVLDVNRLGQSEPAPLQHDMEVYRKRCEAFGWNTYVVDGHDVEELCKAFWQAKQVKGKPTCIVAKTFKGKGLKNIEDLENWHGKPIPKDRVDELLKELQNQIQVPNKKMVVELPKEDTAVADLSPIRLPKPPAYKLGDKFATRRAYGVALAKLGEASKRVVAMDGDTKNSTFSETFKKAFPERYVECFIAEQNLVSVAIGCATRDRTVAFASTFSAFFSRAYDQIRMGAISQSNVNLVGSHCGVSIGEDGPSQMALEDLAMFRAIPTCTVFYPSDAVSAERAVELAANTKGICFIRTSRPESKVIYAPDEKFEVGVAKVVRQSDDDQVTVIGAGVTLHEALEAADILAKEGKNIRVVDPFTIKPLDAATILSAARATGGRIITVEDHYKEGGLGEAVLSAVGEEPGVVVTRMAVSGVPRSGKPQELLDLFKISAKHIAQAVRQTYAN; via the exons AACCCGATGAGAAAACTCTGCAGGGACTGAAAGACGTCGCCAACAAGCTGAGGATCCACTCCATTAATGCGACATGCGCTTCAAACTCCGG CCATCCGACCTCATGCTGCAGCGCAGCCGAGCTCATGTCGGTGATGTTCTTTCACTCCATGCGATACAAAGCCGCTGACCCCCGCAACCAGTGCAACGACCGTTTTGTCATGTCAAAG GGCCACGCTGCACCAATCCTGTATGCCGCCTGGGTAGAGGCCAACTATGTGAAGGAGGCAGACCTGCTGAACCTGCGCAAGATAGACTGTGACTTGGAGGGGCACCCTACACCC AAACTGGCCTTTGTTGACGTGGCCACTGGCTCCCTGGGCCAGGGCCTGGGGGCGGCCTGCGGGATGGCCTACACTGGGAAATACTTTGACAAGTCTAG CTACCGTGTGTACTGCATGATGGGTGACGGTGAGTGCTCCGAGGGCTCTGTGTGGGAGGCCATGTCCTTCGCCTCTATCTACAAGCTGGACAACCTGGTGGCTGTGCTGGACGTTAACCGTCTGGGCCAGAGTGAGCCTGCACCCCTTCAGCACGACATGGAGGTCTACCGCAAGCGCTGTGAAGCCTTTGG GTGGAACACGTACGTTGTGGACGGCCATGACGTGGAGGAGCTGTGCAAGGCTTTCTGGCAGGCCAAGCAGGTCAAGGGCAAGCCCACCTGCATCGTGGCAAAGACCTTCAAGGGCAAAGGACTCAAAA ACATCGAGGACTTGGAGAACTGGCACGGGAAACCCATCCCCAAGGACCGTGTGGACGAGCTCCTGAAGGAGCTGCAGAACCAGATCCAGGTGCCCAACAAGAAGATGGTCGTCGAGCTGCCCAAGGAGGACACAGCGGTGGCGGACCTCTCTCCCATCCGCCTGCCCAAACCCCCAGCATACAAACTGGGAGACAAG TTTGCGACCCGGCGTGCGTACGGTGTTGCGCTGGCCAAGCTTGGAGAGGCCAGCAAGAGGGTGGTGGCCATGGACGGAGACACCAAGAACTCCACCTTCTCCGAGACCTTCAAGAAGGCCTTCCCCGAGCGCTACGTCGAGTGCTTCATCGCCGAGCAGAACTTG GTCAGTGTGGCCATCGGCTGCGCCACCAGAGACCGCACGGTGGCGTTTGCCAGCACGTTTTCAGCCTTCTTCTCCAGGGCGTACGACCAGATCCGCATGGGTGCCATCTCCCAGTCTAATGTCAACCTGGTGGGCTCCCACTGCGGCGTCTCCATAG GTGAGGATGGGCCTTCTCAGATGGCCCTGGAGGACCTGGCTATGTTCCGTGCCATCCCCACGTGCACAGTCTTCTACCCCAGCGACGCGGTGTCCGCAGAGAGGGCGGTGGAGCTGGCGGCCAACACCAAG GGAATCTGTTTCATTCGCACTAGCAGACCAGAATCAAAGGTCATCTACGCCCCAGATGAGAAGTttgaagtgggcgtggctaAG GTGGTGCGCCAGTCTGACGACGATCAAGTGACGGTGATTGGAGCTGGTGTGACTCTGCACGAGGCGCTGGAAGCTGCCGACATCCTGGCTAAAGAGG GGAAGAACATCCGAGTGGTCGACCCGTTCACCATCAAGCCCCTGGACGCTGCCACCATCCTGTCTGCCGCCAGGGCCACAGGCGGACGCATCATCACCGTGGAGGACCACTACAAAGAGG gtGGTCTCGGGGAGGCGGTGCTGTCGGCGGTGGGGGAGGAACCCGGCGTGGTGGTGACCCGCATGGCGGTGAGCGGTGTGCCCCGCAGCGGGAAGCCCCAGGAGCTGCTGGACCTCTTCAAGATCAGCGCCAAGCACATCGCCCAGGCCGTGCGCCAGACCTATGCCAACtag
- the LOC132454882 gene encoding uncharacterized protein LOC132454882 has product MLVPGCKTWICCLTLAVLVVSVRHTDGSAGPSGPNVLEIEMAPLPLVMPGVWDGQQSTIPPSNAVNVEKSGHDHTQTGAEEKEEGAPLGMDLQKLEERRKKRGAWGMRRHAATVEATAYRLAGLGRPLAGWKRHNSKNQLTGALMSVLKELHTEKNRLLDAEKNTKGKNEEEEEEDDDDDEDDDDEEEEEEEEEEEEEVWVLAMILKTKGRAAYS; this is encoded by the exons ATGTTGGTGCCAGGGTGTAAGACATGGATCTGCTGCCTTACTCTCGCTGTTCTGGTAGTGTCTGTACGTCATACGGATGGATCGGCCGGCCCATCCGGGCCAAACGTGTTAGAAATTGAAATGGCCCCCCTACCTCTAGTAATGCCTGGAGTATGGGACGGTCAGCAGTCAACCATTCCGCCTTCTAACG CTGTGAATGTAGAAAAAAGTGGACATGACCATACCCAAACTggggcagaggagaaggaggaaggagcaCCACTTGGGATGGACCTCCAAAAGCTGGAGGAGCgcaggaagaagagaggagccTGGGGCATGAGGAGACACGCTGCTACTGTTGAGGCCACTGCATACAGACTG GCGGGACTGGGGCGACCCCTAGCGGGCTGGAAGAGGCACAACAGTAAGAATCAGCTAACTGGGGCCCTGATGTCTGTACTAAAGGAGCTTCATACAGAAAAAAACCGGCTGCTGGAcgcagaaaaaaacacaaagggcaagaatgaggaggaagaggaagaggatgatgatgacgatgaggatgatgacgacgaggaggaggaggaggaggaagaggaagaggaagaagaggtttGGGTTCTTGCAATGATCTTAAAAACAAAGGGCAGAGCGGCATATTCATGA
- the LOC132454873 gene encoding extracellular matrix protein 2-like: MTLAGFNSSLPEACQPTNGIISCRGMGLAYLPNISDLEVTQLDLSENNISHVAPAALSGLPRLETLDLGSNTLGDESLGPDALTNLTSLRRLILDGNQITRVPAVLPPSLVELKMNRNALNALEPHSFTGLGNLVSLELRDNSLDDSTVSPSAFEALESVQELYLDGNRLHSIPWGLPNTVQVLGLSNNLLEGVSTEALSGCMHLKKLDLSRNQLRDEAIASKAWIKLTALESLDLSFNHLGSIPENLPRSLLHLTIQHNTLRHIPGFSFRHLRPGLRTLRLSHNALGDKGVAHVSFVGAYRSLTELHLDDNGLTVVPLSIRQFKNLQALRLDGNHIRTVKRWALCPPRNAGSSLTSLHLENNLLRGDRLPPRAFSCLPDPQGLVLQPQRAPTPDLL, translated from the exons ATGACTCTGGCAGGCTTCAATAGCTCTCTCCCTGAAGCGTGTCAGCCAACCAATGGAATCATCAGCTGCAGGGGGATGGGCCTGGCGTACCTGCCAAACATCTCTGACCTGGAGGTCACACAGCTAGAcctgtcag AGAACAACATCAGCCACGTGGCTCCAGCAGCCCTCTCCGGTCTCCCAAGGCTGGAGACGTTGGACCTGGGCAGCAACACACTTGGGGATGAGTCACTCGGCCCGGATGCTCTGACC AACCTGACCTCTCTGAGGAGGCTGATCCTGGACGGGAACCAGATCACCAGGGTACCGGCCGTCCTGCCGCCCTCACTGGTGGAGCTGAAGATGAACCGCAACGCGCTGAACGCTCTCGAGCCTCACTCCTTTACTG GTTTGGGAAATCTAGTTTCTCTTGAGTTGCGGGACAATTCCCTGGACGACAGTACTGTGTCTCCCTCGGCTTTCGAAGCGCTAGAGAGCGTTCAGGAGTTGTATCTGGACGGAAACCGTCTGCACTCCATTCCTTGGGGCCTGCCCAACACAGTACAG gTTCTGGGCCTCAGCAACAATCTCCTTGAGGGAGTATCAACGGAGGCCCTGAGTGGGTGTATGCATTTAAAAAAGCTGGATCTGAGTCGTAACCAGCTGCGCGATGAAGCTATCGCTAGCAAAGCCTGGATCAAACTCAC TGCCCTGGAATCATTGGATTTGTCCTTTAACCACCTGGGTTCGATACCCGAGAACCTGCCCCGCTCCCTTCTGCATCTAACCATCCAGCACAACACCCTACGCCACATCCCTGGCTTCTCCTTCCGCCACCTACGACCGGGTCTCCGCACACTGCGTCTGTCCCACAACGCGCTGGGCGATAAGGGCGTCGCGCACGTCTCTTTTGTGGGAGCGTACCGCTCGCTGACTGAGCTCCACCTAGACGACAACGGGCTCACGGTGGTGCCGCTCAGCATTCGGCAGTTTAAAAACCTCCAGGCCCTGCGGCTGGATGGCAACCACATCAG GACGGTGAAGCGGTGGGCTCTGTGTCCTCCACGTAACGCGGGCTCCAGCCTGACCTCGCTCCACCTGGAGAACAACCTGCTAAGGGGGGACCGCCTCCCCCCCAGGGCCTTCTCCTGTCTCCCGGACCCCCAGGGGCTGGTCCTGCAGCCACAGAGGGCCCCCACGCCGGACCTATTATAG